A stretch of the Caldanaerovirga acetigignens genome encodes the following:
- the ald gene encoding alanine dehydrogenase — translation MIVGVPKEIKPQENRVAITPAGVDALVRAGHKVLIEKGAGEGSGIFDEDYEKVGAEIMPSAESVWENSEMIVKVKEPLPSEYKYFKEGQVIFTYLHLAPEPELTKALMESKVVAIAYETVQKDDGSLPLLTPMSEVAGRLAIQEGAAFLEKFRGGKGVLLSGVPGVPPASIVIVGAGTVGTNALKRAIGMGARVTILDINVNKLRYLDDIYQGHIETLYSNRFNLLNAISKADLVIGAVLIPGAKAPKLVTEEMVKAMEPGSVIVDVAIDQGGCVETIDHPTTHAEPVFVKYGVIHYAVSNMPGAVPRTSTFALTNATLPYALELANKGWKKAIIENKALARGVNVLNGKITYKAVAEAHNLPYHPLEEVLTEI, via the coding sequence ATGATTGTAGGCGTACCGAAGGAGATAAAACCTCAGGAAAACCGCGTAGCCATTACTCCTGCCGGTGTTGACGCCCTCGTTAGGGCAGGCCACAAGGTTTTAATCGAAAAAGGCGCAGGAGAAGGAAGCGGCATTTTCGATGAGGATTACGAAAAAGTCGGCGCCGAAATAATGCCCTCCGCTGAAAGCGTCTGGGAAAACAGCGAGATGATAGTTAAAGTAAAAGAACCGCTGCCGAGTGAATACAAATACTTCAAAGAAGGACAGGTTATCTTCACGTACCTTCACCTCGCTCCCGAACCCGAACTCACCAAAGCCTTAATGGAAAGCAAGGTCGTGGCAATTGCCTATGAAACGGTGCAAAAAGACGACGGCAGCCTGCCGCTGCTCACACCCATGAGCGAGGTCGCCGGAAGATTGGCCATTCAGGAAGGAGCCGCTTTTCTCGAAAAATTCCGTGGCGGGAAAGGCGTTCTCTTATCTGGAGTACCCGGTGTTCCCCCGGCTTCAATAGTAATAGTAGGCGCCGGAACCGTGGGTACTAACGCACTAAAGAGGGCCATTGGCATGGGGGCAAGGGTTACCATTCTCGATATCAATGTAAACAAGCTTCGCTATTTGGATGACATTTACCAGGGGCACATCGAAACCCTCTACTCCAACCGCTTTAATCTATTAAACGCCATAAGCAAAGCCGACCTCGTAATAGGCGCCGTACTGATACCAGGAGCCAAGGCCCCGAAGCTCGTCACTGAAGAAATGGTCAAGGCAATGGAGCCCGGCAGCGTCATAGTAGATGTGGCAATCGATCAAGGCGGCTGCGTGGAAACTATAGACCATCCTACAACCCACGCCGAACCGGTATTCGTAAAATATGGGGTAATCCATTACGCCGTATCTAACATGCCGGGCGCGGTGCCAAGGACTTCCACTTTCGCCCTTACCAATGCAACGCTCCCCTACGCGCTGGAACTTGCCAATAAAGGGTGGAAAAAAGCAATAATCGAAAATAAGGCTTTAGCAAGAGGAGTCAACGTACTAAACGGCAAAATTACTTATAAAGCGGTAGCAGAAGCCCACAATCTTCCATATCATCCTCTAGAAGAAGTCCTTACCGAAATATAA
- a CDS encoding ATP-binding protein, translating into MKLKNSITIKLWIYMTLLTIITIIFSGFVLSGFFEDFYIKIKQTEMINEGQQLSTLITRGIAPEELVDISKFINAYAIVVDRRGLIMACTNRLYFGKNLPIDGLKLSSVLKGEIVVDKSYLPEQESSMLMVALPIVRNGNVVGGLILLSPMASIQKSIWEIRRGIIFVAVVSLILSTFLSLGFSRTITRPLVKMKKVAENMAKGNFEDKIDISADDEVGTLAETLNILSDALKKNITALSQEKNQLQNVLLSMTDGVITFDQAGQIVMANPQVKELFGDRAKREGWEGKAKSVLSELVKRVKESKDRIMEEIKFEGKFLSVRLAPLFNDESEVWGVVAVLQDVTKEKKLESLRKEFVANVSHELRTPLTYLQGYTEALIDGMIEEPDEQKKYLNIILEETLRLRRLVNDLLDLSQMEAGHLNLKKDSFSLEKLIGRVIKKINPTIEKKGVSIVADVKVVPLVLADEDRIEQVLINLIDNALRYTKKDGKIMIEAISNSDGVVVCVKDEGPGIPEEELPFIWERFHKVDKARTRDSSGTGLGLSIVKGIVEAHGGKVWAKNAGEKGAVFCFTIPYSQ; encoded by the coding sequence ATGAAGCTTAAAAACAGCATTACTATAAAATTATGGATATATATGACATTATTGACCATAATTACTATTATATTTTCTGGATTTGTGCTGTCTGGTTTTTTTGAAGATTTTTATATAAAAATAAAACAAACTGAAATGATTAATGAAGGACAGCAGCTATCTACCCTAATTACCAGAGGTATAGCCCCTGAAGAGCTCGTAGATATTAGTAAGTTTATAAACGCTTATGCTATAGTGGTAGATAGGCGCGGCCTAATTATGGCCTGTACAAATAGGTTATACTTTGGCAAGAACCTTCCGATAGATGGATTAAAGCTTTCAAGTGTGCTAAAGGGAGAAATAGTAGTAGATAAAAGTTATTTGCCTGAGCAAGAATCTTCTATGCTCATGGTCGCCCTTCCAATTGTACGCAATGGAAATGTGGTGGGAGGGCTTATTCTATTGTCGCCAATGGCTTCCATTCAGAAATCAATATGGGAAATCAGACGAGGGATAATCTTTGTAGCGGTAGTGTCTTTAATATTATCGACCTTTTTAAGTTTGGGCTTTTCGCGGACTATAACGAGGCCTCTCGTAAAAATGAAAAAAGTAGCGGAAAATATGGCAAAGGGCAATTTTGAAGACAAGATCGATATAAGTGCCGACGATGAGGTTGGAACTTTAGCTGAAACTTTAAACATTCTCTCAGATGCTTTGAAGAAAAATATAACTGCCCTTTCGCAGGAAAAAAACCAACTGCAAAACGTGTTGCTCAGCATGACGGACGGTGTCATAACTTTTGATCAGGCAGGGCAAATTGTTATGGCTAATCCGCAAGTAAAAGAGTTGTTCGGAGACAGAGCAAAAAGAGAAGGTTGGGAGGGAAAAGCCAAAAGCGTCTTAAGCGAACTTGTCAAAAGAGTTAAAGAAAGTAAAGACCGCATAATGGAAGAAATAAAATTCGAAGGGAAATTTTTAAGCGTTAGATTAGCGCCTCTTTTTAATGACGAGTCAGAAGTGTGGGGCGTCGTGGCGGTTTTGCAGGATGTTACAAAAGAAAAAAAGCTAGAGTCCTTGAGGAAAGAATTCGTAGCTAATGTGTCTCACGAACTGAGAACTCCATTGACTTATCTTCAGGGGTATACTGAAGCCTTAATAGATGGCATGATAGAAGAACCTGATGAACAGAAAAAATATCTCAATATCATTTTGGAGGAAACTCTGAGGCTTCGCCGGTTGGTAAATGACTTATTAGATCTTTCGCAGATGGAAGCAGGGCATTTAAACCTGAAAAAAGACAGTTTCTCATTAGAAAAATTGATAGGTAGAGTGATAAAAAAGATTAATCCCACAATCGAAAAAAAGGGGGTTTCGATAGTAGCCGATGTAAAGGTTGTTCCGTTAGTCTTGGCAGATGAGGATAGGATAGAACAGGTGTTGATTAATTTAATAGATAACGCCTTGAGATATACTAAAAAAGATGGGAAAATAATGATTGAAGCTATTAGTAATTCCGATGGCGTGGTAGTGTGTGTAAAAGACGAAGGCCCTGGTATACCGGAAGAAGAGCTGCCTTTTATTTGGGAGAGATTCCATAAGGTTGACAAGGCAAGAACTAGGGACAGCAGCGGAACCGGCCTTGGTCTTTCTATCGTGAAGGGGATTGTAGAGGCTCACGGTGGAAAGGTTTGGGCAAAAAACGCAGGAGAAAAAGGAGCGGTTTTTTGCTTTACCATCCCCTATTCCCAGTAA
- a CDS encoding response regulator transcription factor — MIDLVRLYLEKEGFKVDEALNGQQALEMIEKAEYNLIILDLMLPVVDGWTVCKEIRKKYDIPIIMLTARGEEFDKVLGFELGADDYVVKPFSPRELVARIKALLRRFGPREPRQILEFEGLVIDPESRKVVVDGKEVALTPKEFDLLYFLAKNKEKVFTREKLLEEVWGYDFFGSLRTVDTHIKQLREKLGRSKAASYIVTVWGVGYKFEVGR; from the coding sequence ATGATAGATTTGGTGCGGCTCTATCTTGAAAAAGAGGGATTCAAGGTTGATGAAGCGCTTAATGGGCAGCAGGCTCTCGAAATGATAGAAAAAGCTGAATATAATTTGATAATTTTGGATTTGATGTTGCCCGTGGTAGACGGTTGGACTGTCTGCAAGGAAATCAGGAAGAAATACGATATACCCATCATAATGCTAACGGCAAGAGGAGAGGAATTCGATAAAGTTCTTGGATTCGAATTGGGGGCGGACGATTATGTAGTAAAGCCCTTTAGTCCAAGGGAGCTGGTTGCGAGGATAAAAGCTTTGCTTAGGCGATTCGGCCCTAGAGAGCCAAGACAAATATTGGAGTTCGAAGGGCTCGTCATAGACCCCGAATCGAGAAAGGTTGTGGTTGACGGAAAAGAGGTGGCGCTAACACCAAAGGAGTTTGACCTTTTGTACTTCCTCGCTAAAAACAAAGAAAAAGTCTTTACGAGAGAAAAATTGTTGGAAGAAGTATGGGGTTATGACTTTTTTGGAAGCTTAAGGACTGTTGACACGCATATAAAACAGCTAAGAGAAAAACTTGGAAGGAGCAAGGCGGCTTCGTATATCGTCACGGTCTGGGGAGTGGGTTATAAATTTGAGGTGGGAAGATGA